In Nicotiana tabacum cultivar K326 chromosome 19, ASM71507v2, whole genome shotgun sequence, one DNA window encodes the following:
- the LOC142173689 gene encoding uncharacterized protein LOC142173689, which produces MENYQTLRDDFLFTDMIEVPTNGRSGGIVLIWSSRLITIDIISFTSQEIHAMVKVYSSTQPWLFSAIYASNLFNYRKILWDNLITLHETYSGPWLIGGDFNEVLTANDKWGGFKGSEYTWSNKKTRDDLILERLYRCFINDDWLNIFPDAHVSHLPKTYSDHNPLLLHLHGNNITSISKPFRFETMWYSHLDLVNIINDSWNSTLDLLQATSLFQYNITWWNKHVFGNIFTKTKTILARLTGLPNSAKYATRLFLQNLEISLIKDFNDILRLEEELWKLKSRINWITDGDANTKFFYISTINRRRRNRIISFIDDTGNLIYDQADIEAHIFHNFKALYSTVHLDAANHYNHYPFPILTDSDIIHLGKNLCDHEILEALKSFKPFKAPRLDSLHPFFYKKY; this is translated from the exons ATGGAGAATTACCAAACACTTAGAGATGATTTCCTTTTCACGGATATGATCGAAGTGCCAACTAATGGTCGCTCGGGTGGTATTGTGCTCATTTGGTCTAGTAGACTTATCACTATTGACATAATCTCCTTTACTAGCCAAGAAATTCATGCAATGGTTAAGGTATATTCCTCAACTCAACCCTGGCTCTTCTCTGCGATTTATGCTAGTAACTTATTTAATTATCGCAAAATTCTGTGGGATAATCTTATAACTCTTCATGAAACTTATAGTGGTCCTTGGCTTATTGGTGGTGATTTCAATGAGGTGCtcactgccaatgataaatgggGTG GTTTTAAGGGGAGCGAGTACACTTGGTCTAATAAAAAAACTCGGGATGATTTGATTCTTGAAAGACTTTACAGGTGCTTCATTAACGATGATTGGCTTAATATTTTCCCAGACGCTCATGTCAGTCATCTACCTAAAACTTATTCTGATCACAACCCTTTATTGTTACATCTCCATGGCAATAACATTACTAGTATTAGCAAGCCCTTCAGATTTGAAACCATGTGGTACTCGCATCTTGATCTTGTTAATATTATTAATGACTCCTGGAATAGTACTCTTGACCTTCTACAAGCTACCTCACTTTTTCAATATAACATTACCTGGTGGAACAAGCATGTTTTtggaaatatttttactaaaacgAAGACTATTTTAGCTAGACTTACTGGTTTACCAAATTCTGCCAAGTATGCCACTAGATTATTCCTCCAAAATCTTGAAATCTCTCTTATAAAAGACTTCAATGACATCCTTAGGTTGGAAGAAGAGTTATGGAAATTGAAATCTCGTATAAACTGGATTACTGACGGAGATGCAAATACTAAATTTTTCTACATCTCGACCATTaatcgaagaagaagaaaccGTATTATCTCTTTTATAGATGATACTGGTAACTTGATTTATGATCAAGCTGATATAGAAGCCCATATTTTCCACAACTTCAAAGCCTTATATTCCACTGTTCATCTTGACGCTGCTAATCACTACAATCATTATCCTTTTCCCATTCTCACAGATTCAGACATAATACATTTAGGAAAAAATCTCTGTGACCATGAAATCTTAGAGGCTTTAAAATCTTTTAAGCCCTTCAAAGCACCCAGACTAGATAGTTTACACCCTTTTTTCTATAAGAAATACTAG
- the LOC142173690 gene encoding uncharacterized protein LOC142173690, with protein MEIYVKSYDVKVRRVIKKGNYPLPTTTQPPDDPKDIDEYTDEQMTVVQVNAKAQNLLYNVISGEKYEKISSCDTTKEMWDKLEITYEETSKVKETHINMLVHDYELFQMKEGESIKEMFARFNKIISDLKAFGKPYSSGDQVRKILRSLSTIWQTKVVALESRDLNKLSYDEIRGDLIAFEKTYLKKTNHEEKKKTVAFKATTKRSENDIDDDLEALEEEIVVVSRNMDGLMRRYTNTRRDLKRKVSRGFNKNKSFESWSDEDNLKHKEIANLCFMTILENNMNKYSGCRTDEDASDDECKEDYENYFMARGETRKIRSYNCDRCNEFQDILDLTLKESQKMMNELRRLNREKKDWELKLEVCEIEKEVLQDEVQESQIQLNGMRKSTGQSSVKSNQTTYKLTEKRPVRTKSTSTNTSGRSKTGFGNPKTILVLVELTNKDPIKLRYLKESDNSILQEHHRKICKGKWYLNSACSSHMTGDKNLFKEVAKINGGSVKFGDESKGKIVGTDRVPFNNNCDTTEVYLVDGLNYNLLSISQLCDSGYKVKFKKTGCAIEDDTDSHIYLASISDDPWLWHKKFGHASMHLIVKLSKHDLVVGLPKLNFSRSYVCDACQIGKQTRNSFKSKDIVSTTKPLQLLHMDLFGPTRTASIGGKRYTFVIVDDYSRFTWVIFLSHKDDALKYFEIFYATVVGTKRVFRNMLNEDGKIVRNKARLVAQDYSQQEGVDYDETFAPGFIDEEVYVKQPPSFEDSKFPYQMYKLTKALYGLKQAPRAWFQSAPKESHLIAVKRIIRYLIGTISYGLWYPRSNNFKMEGFSDADLAGDKEDIKSTNETCQLLGKTTPVAPTAVRGRGRGRGRGQNAKGRGENARGNQARGRAAGQAHALPQQVDNDQVPHDSDEEKIEDDFQAPPGVPPPDVPVNIAQPVQLPT; from the exons ATGGAAATATATGTAAAATCCTATGATGTCAAAGTACGTCGCGTTATCAAAAAAGGGAACTATCCactaccaacaacaactcaaccacCTGATGATCCAAAAGATATAGATGAGTACACAGACGAGCAAATGACAGTTGTTCAGGTCAATGCTAAAGCACAAAATTTACTCTATAATGTTATAAGTGGAGAGAAATATGAGAAAATCTCAAGTTGTGATACAACCAAAGAAATGTGGGATAAACTGGAAATTACTTATGAAGAAACCAGCAAAGTGAAAGAAACTCACATTAACATGTTGGTTCATGACTATGAACTCTTCCagatgaaagaaggagaatccaTTAAGGAAATGTTTGCAAGGTTCAACAAAATCATTAGCGATCTAAAAGCTTTTGGTAAACCATACTCAAGTGGTGATCAAGTTCGGAAAATTCTAAGAAGTCTATCTACCATTTGGCAGACAAAAGTAGTTGCACTCGAATCACGAGATCTAAACAAACTTTCATATGATGAGATTCGAGGAGATCTTATAGCATTCGAgaaaacttacctcaagaaaacaaaccatgaagaaaagaagaaaacagtcGCTTTCAAAGCTACAACTAAAAGATCAGAAAATGATATTGATGACGACCTAGAAGCTCTTGAAGAAGAGATTGTCGTGGTATCAAGAAACATGGATGGCTTAATGAGAAGATACACAAACACTAGAAGAG ATCTTAAAAGGAAGGTCTCTAGAGGATTCAATAAAAATAAATCTTTTGAAAGCTGGAGTGATGAAGACAATTTGAAACACAAGGAAATAGCAAATCTATGCTTCATGACCATTCTGGAAAACAACATGAACAAATACTCTGGTTGCCGGACCGATGAAGATGCATCAGATGATGAATGCAAAGAAGattatgaaaattattttatggCACGAGGTGAAACAAGAAAGATAAGATCTTATAACTGTGATAGATGTAATGAATTCCAGGATATTCTTGACCTTACTCTAAAAGAGtctcaaaaaatgatgaatgaactAAGGAGACTCAATAGGGAAAAGAAAGACTGGGAACTCAAGCTTGAagtatgtgaaattgaaaaagaggTACTTCAAGATGAAGTTCAGGAATCACAAATACAACTTAATGGCATGCGCAAGTCCACCGGTCAGAGTTCTGTCAAGTCTAACCAGACGACTTACAAGTTAACTGAAAAAAGACCAGTTAGAACTAAGTCCACAAGTACTAACACAAGTGGTAGATCAAAAACCGG ATTTGGAAACCCAAAAACAATCCTGGTCTTAGTAGAACTAACTAACAAGGACCCAATCAAGCTTCGGTACCTAAAAGAAAGTGATAATTCTattttgcaggaacaccacagGAAGATCTGCAAAGGAAAATGGTACTTAAACAGTGCGTGTTCCAGTCACATGACAGGGGACAAAAACCTGTTCAAAGAAGTTGCAAAGATAAATGGAGGAAGTGTCAAATTTGGCGATGAATCAAAAGGAAAGATAGTTGGCACTGACAGAGTTCCATTCAATAATAATTGTGATACTACTGAAGTGTATCTTGTAGATGGACTCAACTACAATCTCCTGAGTATAAGTCAGTTATGTGATTCAGGGTACAAAGTTAAATTCAAGAAAACAGGTTGTGCCATTGAAGATGATACAG ATAGTCACATCTACTTAGCATCTATATCTGATGATCCATGGTTGTGGCATAAGAAATTTGGTCATGCAAGCATGCATCTTATTGTGAAACTCTCCAAGCATGATTTAGTGGTTGGTCtccctaaactcaacttttctAGAAGTTATGTATGTGATGCATGTCAAATTGGTAAACAAAccagaaactctttcaaaagcaaagACATTGTGTCTACCACCAAACCCTTACAATTGCTCCATATGGATTTATTTGGACCCACTAGAACTGCTAGCATAGGAGGAAAACGATATACTTTTGTCATTGTTGATGACTACTCACGTTTTACATGGGTGATTTTCTTATCTCACAAAGATGATGCTTTGAAATACTTTGAGATTTTCT ATGCTACTGTAGTTGGAACAAAAAGGGTTTTCAGAAATATGCTTAATGAAGATGGAAAGATTGTGAGAAACAAAGCCAGACTAGTAGCCCAAGACTACTCACAACAGGAAGGAGTCGATTACGATGAAACCTTTGCACCA GGCTTTATTGATGAGGAGGtatatgtaaaacaacctcctaGTTTTGAAGACTCTAAATTCCCTTACCAAATGTATAAGTTGACTAAAGCTCTGTATGGACTCAAACAAGCTCCACGAGCCTG GTTTCAGTCAGCTCCTAAGGAATCGCATCTGATTGCAGTAAAAAGAATAATTCGTTATCTCATCGGAACTATTTCTTATGGACTATGGTACCCACGTTCTAACAATTTTAAGATGgaaggtttttcagatgctgATCTTGCAGGTGATAAGGAAGATATAAAAAGCACCAACGAAACATGTCAATTACTGGGAAAG ACGACACCAGTGGCACCGACTGCAGTTAGAGGACGTggcagaggtagaggtcgaggtcagAATGCCAAGGGTAGAGGTGAAAATGCCAGAGGTAATCAGGCTCGTGGTAGGGCTGCTGGACAGGCACATGCTCTACCTCAGCAGGTTGATAATGATCAG GTTCCTCATGATTCAGATGAAGAGAAAATAGAAGATGATTTTCAGGCCCCACCTGGGGTACCACCACCAGATGTCCCTGTAAATATTGCCCAGCCAGTGCAGTTACCAACATGA